One genomic window of Paeniglutamicibacter sp. Y32M11 includes the following:
- a CDS encoding ribose-5-phosphate isomerase has product MRVHIATDHAGLELSAHLINHLRSKGFDMVDHGPAAYDAEDDYPSFCINAALAVVADQDAGLDSLGIVLGGSGNGEQIAANKVAGIRAALAWNLDTARLAREHNNANVVAVGGRQHSLEEATAIIEAFLAEPFSNVERHIRRISKIATYETTGEVVA; this is encoded by the coding sequence ATGCGCGTTCACATTGCCACCGATCACGCGGGCCTCGAGCTCAGCGCCCACCTCATCAACCACCTGCGCTCCAAGGGCTTTGACATGGTTGACCACGGGCCGGCGGCTTACGACGCCGAAGATGACTACCCGTCCTTCTGCATCAACGCGGCCCTAGCCGTGGTGGCCGACCAGGACGCTGGTCTGGACTCGCTCGGTATCGTGCTGGGCGGATCGGGCAACGGCGAGCAGATCGCTGCCAACAAGGTGGCCGGCATTCGTGCCGCCCTCGCCTGGAATCTGGACACCGCCCGACTGGCCCGCGAACACAACAACGCCAACGTTGTTGCCGTCGGCGGGCGCCAGCACTCCCTGGAGGAAGCCACGGCCATCATCGAGGCATTCCTCGCCGAGCCCTTCTCCAACGTTGAACGCCACATTCGCCGCATCTCCAAGATCGCCACCTACGAAACCACCGGCGAGGTTGTGGCCTAA
- the tig gene encoding trigger factor yields the protein MKSAVETLTPTRVKLTVEVPYEELKPRIAEAYKTIAKQIQVPGFRAGKVPSRMIDQRVGRGYVLETAINEGMNTYYQQAVTENEIVPLSRPEVEITEQPSAEVAGEGQLAFQVEIDIRPSIELPDYKGLAVTVEASEAGDADIEKALDDLRGRFGTLKSIERPAANDDFITLDLTATVEGEEVDSATGLSYQVGAGTMLEGMDEAVTGLSAGEDATFVTKLAGGEHAGADAQVTVVVTAVKERELPEANDDFAQLASEFDTMAELRESLAKDAAESKVVEQGVAARDLVLEQLLALVEVPVPESVIAEQVEQHFEQGAHNEGEEHDTEEHRAEVSENTAKAFKNEIVLDAVAEAEKIGVAQSELIDYIVQTAGQYGMDPNQFAQMLDGAGQVPMLVGEVRRRKALAKVLELAVVTDSNGNVVDLSDFVRPGDEAENASSASSASSASSASSASAASAK from the coding sequence GTGAAGAGCGCCGTCGAAACCCTCACCCCCACCCGGGTCAAGCTCACTGTTGAAGTTCCTTACGAGGAACTGAAGCCGCGTATCGCTGAGGCCTACAAGACCATCGCCAAGCAGATCCAGGTTCCCGGCTTCCGCGCCGGCAAGGTCCCGTCCCGCATGATTGATCAGCGCGTCGGCCGTGGCTACGTCCTGGAAACTGCCATCAACGAAGGCATGAACACCTACTACCAGCAGGCCGTCACCGAGAACGAAATCGTTCCGCTGTCGCGTCCCGAGGTAGAAATCACCGAGCAGCCCTCCGCTGAGGTTGCCGGCGAAGGCCAGCTGGCCTTCCAGGTCGAAATCGACATTCGCCCGAGCATCGAACTGCCTGACTACAAGGGCCTGGCAGTCACCGTTGAAGCCAGCGAAGCCGGCGACGCCGACATCGAAAAGGCACTAGATGACCTGCGCGGTCGCTTCGGCACGCTCAAGTCCATCGAGCGCCCGGCCGCCAACGATGACTTCATCACCTTGGACCTGACCGCTACGGTCGAGGGCGAAGAAGTCGATTCGGCCACCGGCCTGTCATACCAGGTTGGCGCGGGCACCATGCTTGAGGGCATGGACGAAGCCGTCACCGGTCTGTCCGCAGGCGAAGACGCTACGTTCGTCACCAAGCTGGCCGGCGGCGAGCACGCAGGTGCCGATGCACAGGTTACCGTCGTGGTGACCGCCGTCAAGGAGCGCGAGCTTCCCGAGGCCAACGACGACTTTGCACAGCTGGCGTCCGAATTCGACACCATGGCCGAACTGCGCGAATCTTTGGCTAAGGATGCGGCAGAGTCCAAGGTTGTTGAGCAGGGCGTTGCAGCTCGCGACCTGGTTCTCGAGCAGCTCTTGGCACTGGTTGAGGTTCCGGTTCCGGAATCCGTCATCGCCGAGCAGGTTGAGCAGCACTTCGAACAGGGCGCTCACAACGAGGGCGAAGAGCACGACACCGAAGAGCACCGCGCCGAGGTCAGCGAGAACACCGCCAAGGCCTTCAAGAACGAGATCGTTCTCGACGCAGTGGCCGAAGCAGAGAAGATTGGCGTTGCCCAGTCCGAACTGATCGACTACATCGTGCAGACCGCAGGTCAGTACGGCATGGACCCGAACCAGTTCGCGCAGATGCTCGACGGTGCCGGCCAGGTCCCGATGCTGGTTGGCGAAGTTCGCCGCCGCAAGGCACTTGCCAAGGTCCTGGAGCTGGCAGTTGTCACCGACAGCAACGGCAACGTTGTGGATCTCTCCGACTTCGTTCGCCCGGGCGACGAAGCAGAGAACGCCTCCTCGGCGTCGTCCGCTTCCTCGGCCTCATCAGCCTCATCGGCTTCGGCAGCATCCGCTAAGTAG
- a CDS encoding ATP-dependent Clp protease proteolytic subunit, whose protein sequence is MNFTPHATSGEMPSARYILPQFEERTPYGFKRQDPYAKLFEDRIIFLGTQVDDASADDVMAQLLVLESMDPERDITLYINSPGGSFTAMTAIYDTMQFIRPEIQTVCLGQAASAAAVLLAGGTPGKRLALPNARVLIHQPAMGGGERGTASDLQIQAEEVMRMRAWLENTLAGHSNKTAEEVGNDIERDLYMTAEEAKTYGLIDEVLSPRKIKPQSTITR, encoded by the coding sequence ATGAATTTCACCCCGCATGCCACCTCCGGCGAAATGCCGTCGGCGCGCTACATCCTTCCGCAGTTCGAGGAGCGTACCCCCTACGGGTTTAAGCGCCAGGACCCGTACGCGAAGCTTTTCGAAGACCGCATCATTTTCCTGGGCACCCAGGTTGATGACGCTTCGGCCGACGATGTCATGGCTCAGCTGCTGGTCCTCGAATCCATGGACCCCGAGCGCGACATCACCTTGTACATCAACTCACCCGGTGGCTCGTTCACCGCGATGACGGCGATCTACGACACGATGCAGTTTATTCGTCCAGAGATCCAGACCGTCTGCTTGGGTCAGGCCGCCAGCGCAGCAGCAGTATTGCTCGCCGGTGGTACCCCGGGCAAGCGCCTGGCGCTTCCCAACGCCCGTGTGCTGATCCACCAGCCGGCCATGGGTGGCGGCGAACGCGGTACCGCGAGCGATCTGCAGATCCAGGCCGAAGAGGTCATGCGCATGCGCGCCTGGCTGGAAAACACCCTGGCCGGGCACAGCAACAAGACCGCTGAGGAAGTCGGCAACGACATCGAACGCGATCTGTACATGACCGCCGAAGAAGCCAAGACATACGGCCTGATCGACGAGGTGCTTTCACCTCGTAAGATCAAGCCGCAGAGCACGATTACCCGCTAG
- a CDS encoding Fpg/Nei family DNA glycosylase: protein MPEGHSVHRLSRQFDDVFGGQVLTISSPQGRFAPAAALIDGQRLISSRAHGKQLFLGFGNDLVLRVHLGLYGAWSFGGDEHFSGASSIGAPRKVGEREQGPAAAPGPYSGPPEPVGMVRARLVSAHGWADLRGPSACEVLTVEQALAVRAKLGPDPLVAAAGEFELSKGRGSAQAHQADARTARRDFVARLSRKRTPIGTTLMDQGVLAGVGNIYRAEALFRRGIDPFMVASELSVRAAGMLWDDIAEIMSDGVRDGKIITTRVNDRGPGDLWPDNAYYTYQRQGRGCRLCSATIALAEVGGRKLYWCPGCQRVKPSRP from the coding sequence ATGCCCGAAGGCCACTCGGTACACCGCCTGTCCCGCCAATTTGACGACGTCTTTGGCGGGCAGGTCCTCACTATCTCCTCCCCGCAGGGCCGATTTGCGCCTGCGGCTGCCCTGATTGACGGTCAACGACTGATCAGCTCCCGGGCCCACGGAAAGCAGCTGTTTCTCGGGTTCGGAAACGACCTGGTATTGCGGGTGCATCTGGGCCTCTATGGCGCCTGGAGTTTCGGCGGGGACGAGCATTTCTCCGGCGCCTCCTCGATTGGTGCCCCGCGCAAGGTGGGGGAGCGGGAGCAGGGCCCCGCTGCCGCGCCCGGTCCCTACAGCGGTCCGCCGGAGCCGGTGGGGATGGTGCGCGCCAGATTAGTCTCCGCCCACGGCTGGGCCGACCTGCGTGGCCCCAGTGCCTGTGAGGTCCTCACCGTCGAGCAGGCACTGGCCGTGCGCGCCAAGCTGGGCCCGGATCCGCTGGTGGCAGCGGCCGGGGAATTTGAGCTGAGCAAGGGGCGGGGAAGTGCCCAGGCGCATCAAGCCGATGCCCGAACCGCCCGCAGGGACTTCGTGGCACGCCTGAGCCGCAAGCGCACCCCCATCGGAACCACGCTCATGGATCAGGGCGTGCTGGCCGGAGTGGGAAATATCTACCGGGCCGAGGCCCTGTTCCGACGAGGAATTGACCCCTTCATGGTGGCCAGCGAGCTGTCGGTGCGCGCGGCGGGGATGCTGTGGGATGACATCGCAGAAATTATGTCCGATGGCGTTCGCGACGGAAAGATCATCACCACCCGCGTGAACGATCGTGGTCCCGGGGACCTCTGGCCGGATAACGCCTACTACACCTACCAGCGTCAGGGCCGCGGGTGCAGGTTATGCTCCGCCACCATCGCGCTGGCGGAGGTTGGCGGTCGCAAGCTCTACTGGTGCCCCGGCTGCCAACGGGTAAAGCCGAGCCGTCCCTGA
- a CDS encoding ATP-dependent Clp protease proteolytic subunit, with amino-acid sequence MASVDPAAREDYIYNRLLKERIIWLGTEVSDANANAICSQLLLLSAEDPDKDIWLYINSPGGSITAGMAIYDTMNYIPNDVVTVATGLAASMGQFLLSSGTPGKRYATPNARILMHQPSGGIGGTASDIRIQAELILHMKKVMSELTAAQTGQTLETILKDNERDKWFTATDGLAYGFFDHIAQSAGIVSGGGGVTK; translated from the coding sequence ATGGCTTCGGTAGATCCGGCCGCACGTGAGGACTACATCTACAATCGTCTCCTCAAGGAGCGCATCATTTGGTTGGGCACCGAGGTGAGCGATGCTAACGCAAACGCCATCTGCTCCCAGCTTTTGCTGCTCTCCGCAGAGGACCCGGACAAGGACATCTGGCTGTACATCAACTCACCGGGTGGTTCCATCACCGCCGGTATGGCGATCTACGACACCATGAACTACATCCCTAACGATGTCGTCACCGTCGCCACCGGTCTGGCCGCCTCGATGGGGCAGTTCCTGCTCTCCTCGGGTACCCCGGGTAAGCGTTACGCCACCCCGAACGCCCGCATCCTGATGCACCAGCCGTCCGGCGGCATCGGCGGTACCGCCTCGGATATTCGTATTCAGGCAGAACTGATCCTGCACATGAAGAAGGTCATGAGCGAGCTGACCGCGGCCCAGACCGGCCAGACCCTTGAGACCATCCTCAAGGACAACGAGCGCGATAAGTGGTTCACCGCCACCGACGGACTCGCTTACGGCTTCTTTGACCACATCGCCCAGTCCGCCGGCATTGTTTCCGGTGGCGGCGGAGTCACGAAGTAA